A genome region from Bombilactobacillus bombi includes the following:
- the citX gene encoding citrate lyase holo-[acyl-carrier protein] synthase translates to MVKNIFTSGLEQSITDILASRDRRVAIQQQILQTYPHQTLVDIKLNIPGPIKNNSALHKLFTAGYQRLENFLGTDIKVILEDNLPTGNEAFLICRQSAEVIKRQTVVFEERDPLGRLFDLDVLSTTNLRAISRSDLDLPMRKCFLCQRPAKECARSRRHSVSELQNAISRLYQQEFQIKE, encoded by the coding sequence ATGGTTAAAAATATTTTTACAAGTGGATTAGAACAAAGTATAACTGATATCTTAGCAAGTCGCGATCGGCGAGTAGCAATTCAACAACAAATTCTTCAAACATATCCTCATCAAACTTTAGTAGATATAAAATTAAATATTCCAGGTCCTATTAAAAATAATAGTGCTTTGCATAAATTGTTTACTGCGGGATATCAACGTCTTGAAAACTTCTTAGGAACAGATATCAAAGTGATTTTAGAGGACAATTTACCTACTGGTAATGAAGCTTTTCTGATCTGTCGTCAAAGTGCAGAGGTTATAAAGCGGCAAACTGTCGTTTTTGAAGAACGTGATCCATTAGGGAGATTGTTTGATTTAGATGTACTGTCTACAACCAATTTACGAGCAATCTCACGTTCAGATTTGGATTTACCAATGAGAAAATGTTTTCTTTGCCAAAGGCCAGCTAAAGAGTGTGCACGTTCACGCAGACATTCAGTATCTGAATTACAGAATGCTATTAGCCGATTATATCAGCAAGAATTTCAAATAAAGGAGTAA